The following are from one region of the Channa argus isolate prfri chromosome 6, Channa argus male v1.0, whole genome shotgun sequence genome:
- the timm8b gene encoding mitochondrial import inner membrane translocase subunit Tim8 B: protein MDSLDNLSGAEKAEAAELQRMIAVEQQKAQFQAQVHTFTDICWDKCVDSPGSKLDYRTEQCLVSCVERFIDTTLTITNRFTQMVQKGAH, encoded by the exons ATGGACAGTTTGGACAATTTAAGTGGGGCGGAGAAAGCAGAAGCGGCGGAGCTTCAGCGTATGATCGCTGTAGAGCAACAGAAAGCACAGTTCCAGGCCCAG GTACACACTTTCACAGACATCTGCTGGGACAAGTGTGTGGACAGCCCAGGCTCCAAGCTGGACTACAGGACAGAGCAATGCCTGGTGAGCTGTGTGGAGCGATTCATTGACACCACCCTAACCATAACCAACCGCTTTACACAGATGGTGCAGAAGGGCGCTCATTAA